TTAATGATGTTTGTTTTGCGAGGACTTTATCCTGACCGACAGTGGAATGATAAATTAATAGGATGGGCTTTCTGGCTTATCAATATCGGATTGCTGGTGATGGTAACGATTAGTCTTCTTCCCATAGGTATCATGCAGTCCGTAGCCTCTATAAAAGAAGGGTACTGGTATGCAAGATCTGCAGAATTTATGCAGACTGATACCATGCATTTTCTGAGATGGCTGCGTGTACCCGGAGATATTTTACTGGCTGCTGGTGAGCTGCTTTTCGTTATTTTCATCATCGGACTGAAATTTGGATGGTCGTTGAAAGAAAAACGATAGTATGAATGGTTCAAATCTCGTAGGATTTTTAATCTTTAAAATTTGATGATTTTTACATTACTTGAATTTAATTTTTAACGTAAAAGGAATATTATCATTATGTTTATTTAAGGAAGCGAAGAAGAGCGACTTTGTCGCGGATGAAGCGTTATGGTAATACATTCGCTTAAAAATGATCCATGAAATTAATCAAACCTCTTTGCTCCCTTACAATCATAAGAATTACAGATAAAGCTTTGCGTTGATAAAATGAGATTCTATTAATTCATTCTGATTTACATTAAAAAAGCCTTTAAATTCAATATTTAAAGGCTTTTTATTTGGTAGTTTATTGTGTTGCTTTCATCATTGCATCGGTAATTTCAATTTCCTTTTTCCTGGAATAAGTAGAGTCAAAAGGTTCCATCACATTGAATAAATACTGATAAAAAGGAGCAATCTGACGTATATTTTCAGATTCCTTCACTGCATTATTTTTGTCCATTTGCTGCAGCCTTTTTATAAAAACGCTGAATTTCTTATCAATGGGTTCAATAGATTTCAAAAGGTATTCATGACCTTTTTCTCTCTGTCCTAAGGTCTTGTAAGCATCCGTTACCGCTGCTACAACCAATGCATATTCCATCGGTTTTGACCTCATCTGTCTTCTGGCCATTGCTTTAAATGACGGAGAGAGATTCTGATAGTAATCATATTCTTCAAATATTTCTTTTTTAAGGGTTTCTGCCAGCTGAAGACCTTTCTGCTCCTGCCCTGCAACAATATATCCGGTAACCATTGCACTTAATGAGCGCGGATCATTGTACTTCTCAGCAGGAATTTCTTTGGCAGCAAGATCCAGTAATTCCAGTGCCTTAGCTTTTTGTCCGCTTATTACCAGTGCAGAAATAGCTCTGCCCACAGACATTCTGTAGCCCAGAATATTGGAGGTAGCCGTTTCATCATAATAAATACTGAGATCTTTAAAGTTGCCCCATCTGAAGTTTTTCACCACCTGATAAAGAGAGTTGGCATCTACCCTTCCCTTATCTCCATCCGGACTTTGAGGTGTACGAATAGGAATCAGCCTGTAGCTGAAGCCATCAAACTGAAGATAATCATCTAGATAAAAAATATTTTCACTGTCATACATTCCGCCTGATGAGAAATTTACAGGTCGCTTCCAATCAAAATTGGCCAGCATATCAAGTATCATCAGATTACTTTTATAAAGTGTATTGGCTTCGTAATTGATCATAATCTGATCCACAGCGTTGGGAAGATCAGCTTGATTAATGATTCCATATTTCACGGCATTTTCTTTATTTACCGGAAGTATAAATTTACTGACCGGAAGAATATTGTATTTTTCATATTGTTTGTCCCCAAAGTACATCTTCAGCAATTCATCTTTTTCTGATGATTTTAATTTCAGGAATTTCATAGCATCCTTCAAAGTCAAGGAATCCTGCGTCAGATATTTTCTAAAATCCTGGAAAGTGTTGTCCGGAGCTCCCTGTTCTTTAAGCATTTGGAAAAGTCCTTCCCAATCTTCTTTTTTCATCAGATATACCTGATCATTTACGCCATCCCGATACTCTTCATGAGTTAATTCACCTGGAATTCCCATTGCATTGTATGTTCTTCTTTTTACCTGATCGATATTCCATGGAGTGGCCAAAAGGGTAAAATTTACCGTTTTTACATCATTCCTGAACCTTTCTGTTTCCTGAATGGCCCATACCGGAAAAGTATCATTATCCCCATAAATAAACATGATATCGTTTTTAGGAAGTGACCGTAAAAATGAATAGGCATAATCGCGGGCTGCTGTTTTTTTGCTTCTGTCGTGAGAAGTATAATTTTGGAATCCCATCATCAAAGGAATTCCTAATAAAATAACTCCCGGAAGAATATTGGAAACATTGGATTTCACCTTAGACTGAATCATCAAAAGGATGGCTCCGGCTCCCAGACCAATCCAGATGGCAAAGGCATAAAATGAGCCTACCATGGCATAATCTCTTTCTCTTACTTCAAATGGTTTTACTCCGGTATAAAAAACAATTCCCATACTTGTCAGAATAAACAGGGAAAGAATGGCATAAAACCGTCCAAAATCTCTGTTCAGCTGGAAAAAGAAACCAATAAGTCCTACAATCAATGGAAGAAAGAAAAACTTTACGGTACTTTCATTTTTAAATTGGGCAGGCATATGATCCTGATCCCCAAGCAAAGCATTATCGATAAAAGAAATCCCTGATATCCAGTTTCCTTTTGTACTTTCCATATGACCCTGAAAATCATTTTGTCTTCCTACAAAATTCCACATCAGATATCTGACAAAGTAATATCCGTTCTGGAATGAAATAAAATAATCCATATTCTGGGCAAAAGAAGGACGCTGTACCTTGATAAGATCATAAGGTTTCACTTTCAGATAATCTTCTGCTGTGATGGAATCTCCTTCATATTTGGCTCTCAGTTCTTCAAAAATACGTTTGGCTTCCGGATTGTCTGCAACCTCTTCGTTATCATAATTAAAAGTAAAATCCGGAGCCCCATATAAAGAAATATAGTTTGCCGTTACCTCTTTATCTTCATTGAACATCCTTGGCATAAAACTTATGTGCGATTTATTAAACACATAGTTGAATCTTTCTCCGGTCTTTCTGTACGTTCCGGTTTTTTCATCTTTTTCGTAAATATCTCCGGTAATCTCCCTTTTGTAACTTCCGTCTTCATCTTTTTCCAGTCCGTTTTTATCAAGAAATGCGGTGTAATTCTGTCCGTAAATAGTGGGCCAGTCACCATATTGTACTCTGTTATAATAATCTCTCATCCCGATCGCCGTATCCGGATCATTAAGATTCATCGGAGGATTGGCATTGGCTCTGATGGGAATTACCAGCCAGCAAGAGAATCCAATGATCATATAGACAATGGATAAAACTACAGTTTGGTATATCTTTCTTTTGGTTTTTCTGGCATATTTAATCAGGAAATAACAGATTACTGTCATAAGGATAAATGCAGCAACGGTTCCCGAATGGAAAGGAAGCCCAACACCATTTACTAAAAAAATCTCAAGCTTTCCAAACAGGGTCATAATCAAAGGGAAAATAATCTTGAATACCAAGGCCAGAATTCCCAATGTGATTCCATTAGCCAGCATAAAACTCTTCCAGGAAAAAGTATAGTTTCTGGTATAATAAACAAGGCAGATAGCAGGAATTGCCAGCATACACATCATATGTACTCCCACAGAAAGTCCTATGATAAAGAAAATAAGAATGACCCATCTTTCGTTATCAATAGCTTTGTATTCGTTTTCCCATTTGGTGATGAGCCATACCAGCAAAGCAATAAACATGGAAGCCATTGCATATACTTCTCCTTCTACTGCTGAAAACCAAAATGTATCTGAAAATGTAAAACATAAAGCTCCGATCACTCCGGAAAACAGAATCGCGCTTTCCTGATGTTTTGTAAGGTCTTCAAAATCTTTATGTAAAAGTCGTCTTAAAAAATGGGTAATTGTCCAGAACAGGAACAGAATGGTAAAAGCACTGAATAACGCTGACATCGCATTGATCACAATAGAATAATTTTCAGCATTTCCTAATGCAAAAATACTTGCCACGGCTCCCATAATCTGAAATAAAGCGGCTCCCGGAGCGTGAGTTACTTCCAGTTTTACCGCTGAAGAGATATATTCTCCACAATCCCAAAAACTCAAAGAATGTTCTATCGTTGAAAGATAAGTAATAAGTGCAATAGCGAAAAGGAACCATCCCAGCACGGTGTTCCATTTTTTAAAAGACCAGTTTTTCATATAATATTTTCCAATATTGATATGACAACCAGAGGAAAGAGTTTATTACATTTACCTTATTTTATTCTCAAACCACAAAAGTCTTACTATAGTTTAATTAAGTTTAAAAACAATGCTGCAAAAAGTTCATATAAGAAGAAGTAAATCAAAGACTTCAAATAACTTAAGTGTACTTTAACACTCAAAATAGAAGCTTAGAAACAAATTCAAAAACTTTTGTGACTTTTGTGGTTTAAAAGAATTTATATTTCTTAAATGGTAAAATTTTAATACGTATTATTCAAGCCTCCATCCAAAGGAATACTTGTTCCGGTAAGATAGCCTGCATATTCTGAAGCGAGAAAAGCTACAAGATGTCCATATTCTTCAGGTTTTCCGAATCTTTTCATAGGAATTTTATTTTCCCTCGCCATTCTTATTTCTTCTGCCGGAGCGCCCGTTTGCTGAGCTTCATGCGCAACCAGTTTTTGAATTCGTTCAGTATCGAAATACCCTGTTAAAACATTATTTACTGTAATATTATGTTCGGCAATCTCATTGGAAAGTGTTTTTGCCCAGGCCATTACTGCAGAGCGGATAGAATTTGATAAGGCCAGGTTTCCGATCGGTTCTTTTACTGATAAAGAGGAAACATTGATGATACGCCCATTTCCCTGTTTAATCATATGAGGCAGAGCCCATAATGTTGTTTCACAAACTGTTTTAAAAAGAAGATCAAATGCTTTCTGATAATCCTCGGCATTCTTATCCTGTGCTAAACCAGGTTCCGGTCCATTGGTATTATTAACCAGAATATCTACGGAATGATCATTGAAATATCCTGCTATTATTTTCTTATACCTTTCAAAATCCGAAAAGTCAGCGACCAGATAGCTGTGTTTCTGATCAGAAGTGATGACCGGCAGTGAAGAAACAAAGGCTTTAAGTTTTGTTTCATTACGAGCCATAACGGTAACATTAGCGCCACATTTTGCCAGTTCTAAAGCAATTCCTGCTCCTATTCCCTGGGTTGCTCCTCCTACTAAAGCATTTTTTGAAAAAAGTTGAATATTCATATGATCTTTGGATATACTAATTGGTATAGGATAAATGTAAGAAAAAACCTCCAAATTATATTTTGAAGGTTTAATTTTTTAAGCTCTGTTTCTCATTTATTTTACGGCTGTAGCTTCAAGTTCCACCTTTAAAGTTTCAAACAAACCTTTTACTTCAAGCATTGTTACGGCCTGTTGAAGCTTATGCCTTGCAATCCACTCCTGGAGAATGGGAAAGTGAGGCCAGAGCTCTTCAGTAGAAGTTGTATAGATATTTAATCTTACTATATTTCCACATTCATATCCTGCGGAGCTGATCACCTCTTCCAGATTGGCAATAGCCTGTTCCAGCTGAGATTTCATATCTTTATCACTGGATATTCCATCAGGATCAATAGCTGCCTGTCCGGAGCAGTATAAAGTACTTTCAACATTTTTTACTTCTACAGCTTGTGAGTAGCTTCTCTCCTCCTGCCATTTCCATGGATTAACTGTTCTTTTTTCCATTGTATTGAATTTGTTATCTGTTATTACCATACAAAATTGCACAACAGATGCAGTAAATTCGTGTGATCCGGATCACGATTATCATGTGAGCATAATCACTTTACAGAGGCAGGCGGCTTAACGTTTCTCTGGAAACACCTAAATAAGCTGCTAAAAGAGACTTCGGAACGCGCTGTACAAGAGATGGATATTTTTTCAAAAGCTGGTCATACCGTTCTTTTATTCCCGTTGTCATCATGGAAATAGTACGCTGCTGGGCCGAAATGAAACCCATATAAGCTTTTTCAAGGAAGAAATGCTCCAGTTTTGGAAGTTGGGCACAGAGTTTTTTGTAATCAGCTAACGTAAGGCATAATACTTCTGTATCTTCTATACATTCCACAGACATGGTTGCTGTATTTTGTTGATAATAAGCGGGAAAATCTGTTTCCCACCAGTCTTCCATGGCA
The sequence above is a segment of the Chryseobacterium culicis genome. Coding sequences within it:
- a CDS encoding DUF2723 domain-containing protein; translation: MKNWSFKKWNTVLGWFLFAIALITYLSTIEHSLSFWDCGEYISSAVKLEVTHAPGAALFQIMGAVASIFALGNAENYSIVINAMSALFSAFTILFLFWTITHFLRRLLHKDFEDLTKHQESAILFSGVIGALCFTFSDTFWFSAVEGEVYAMASMFIALLVWLITKWENEYKAIDNERWVILIFFIIGLSVGVHMMCMLAIPAICLVYYTRNYTFSWKSFMLANGITLGILALVFKIIFPLIMTLFGKLEIFLVNGVGLPFHSGTVAAFILMTVICYFLIKYARKTKRKIYQTVVLSIVYMIIGFSCWLVIPIRANANPPMNLNDPDTAIGMRDYYNRVQYGDWPTIYGQNYTAFLDKNGLEKDEDGSYKREITGDIYEKDEKTGTYRKTGERFNYVFNKSHISFMPRMFNEDKEVTANYISLYGAPDFTFNYDNEEVADNPEAKRIFEELRAKYEGDSITAEDYLKVKPYDLIKVQRPSFAQNMDYFISFQNGYYFVRYLMWNFVGRQNDFQGHMESTKGNWISGISFIDNALLGDQDHMPAQFKNESTVKFFFLPLIVGLIGFFFQLNRDFGRFYAILSLFILTSMGIVFYTGVKPFEVRERDYAMVGSFYAFAIWIGLGAGAILLMIQSKVKSNVSNILPGVILLGIPLMMGFQNYTSHDRSKKTAARDYAYSFLRSLPKNDIMFIYGDNDTFPVWAIQETERFRNDVKTVNFTLLATPWNIDQVKRRTYNAMGIPGELTHEEYRDGVNDQVYLMKKEDWEGLFQMLKEQGAPDNTFQDFRKYLTQDSLTLKDAMKFLKLKSSEKDELLKMYFGDKQYEKYNILPVSKFILPVNKENAVKYGIINQADLPNAVDQIMINYEANTLYKSNLMILDMLANFDWKRPVNFSSGGMYDSENIFYLDDYLQFDGFSYRLIPIRTPQSPDGDKGRVDANSLYQVVKNFRWGNFKDLSIYYDETATSNILGYRMSVGRAISALVISGQKAKALELLDLAAKEIPAEKYNDPRSLSAMVTGYIVAGQEQKGLQLAETLKKEIFEEYDYYQNLSPSFKAMARRQMRSKPMEYALVVAAVTDAYKTLGQREKGHEYLLKSIEPIDKKFSVFIKRLQQMDKNNAVKESENIRQIAPFYQYLFNVMEPFDSTYSRKKEIEITDAMMKATQ
- a CDS encoding Crp/Fnr family transcriptional regulator, which codes for MLDQLRNHIEKITPLNDDEFEFISSCFTYKKYKKHQFLVQEGEAVPYNYFVLKGLLKLVYTDKTGKEHIVGFAMEDWWETDFPAYYQQNTATMSVECIEDTEVLCLTLADYKKLCAQLPKLEHFFLEKAYMGFISAQQRTISMMTTGIKERYDQLLKKYPSLVQRVPKSLLAAYLGVSRETLSRLPL
- a CDS encoding RidA family protein; amino-acid sequence: MEKRTVNPWKWQEERSYSQAVEVKNVESTLYCSGQAAIDPDGISSDKDMKSQLEQAIANLEEVISSAGYECGNIVRLNIYTTSTEELWPHFPILQEWIARHKLQQAVTMLEVKGLFETLKVELEATAVK
- a CDS encoding SDR family oxidoreductase, with the translated sequence MNIQLFSKNALVGGATQGIGAGIALELAKCGANVTVMARNETKLKAFVSSLPVITSDQKHSYLVADFSDFERYKKIIAGYFNDHSVDILVNNTNGPEPGLAQDKNAEDYQKAFDLLFKTVCETTLWALPHMIKQGNGRIINVSSLSVKEPIGNLALSNSIRSAVMAWAKTLSNEIAEHNITVNNVLTGYFDTERIQKLVAHEAQQTGAPAEEIRMARENKIPMKRFGKPEEYGHLVAFLASEYAGYLTGTSIPLDGGLNNTY